From one Longimicrobiaceae bacterium genomic stretch:
- a CDS encoding GNAT family N-acetyltransferase, giving the protein MSTRAWWTPSSRGDGRESRRWWPSSSARGPTVRLSGFLEMSVRGYAEGCSGPTPHVESWYVDPDARRSGIGHALLRAAEQWAREHGFHQLASDTELHNEMSERAHKAFGFEEVERAIHFRKSL; this is encoded by the coding sequence ATGAGCACGAGGGCGTGGTGGACGCCTTCCTCGCGGGGCGACGGTCGGGAGAGCCGACGCTGGTGGCCGTCTTCGTCAGCACGCGGCCCGACAGTTCGCCTGTCCGGTTTTCTGGAGATGTCGGTGCGTGGTTATGCAGAAGGGTGCTCCGGGCCCACGCCGCACGTGGAAAGCTGGTACGTGGACCCGGATGCGCGGCGTTCAGGCATCGGCCACGCGCTGCTCCGCGCGGCCGAGCAGTGGGCGCGGGAGCACGGCTTTCACCAGCTCGCGTCGGACACGGAGCTGCACAACGAGATGAGCGAGCGGGCGCACAAGGCGTTCGGCTTCGAAGAGGTCGAGCGCGCGATCCACTTTCGGAAATCACTGTAG
- a CDS encoding excinuclease ABC subunit UvrA: MAQADRPRSGDGGEEGFGGFVTVRGAREHNLKNVDLRIPRDALVVFTGVSGSGKSSLAFGTLYAEAQRRYLESVAPYARRLFHQMGVPEVDEIEGLPPAVALQQQRGAPTTRSSVGSVTTLSNLVRMLYSRAGDYPPGQSIVYAEGFSPNTPEGACPRCHGQGRIYEVTEQSMVPDDSLTIRERAIAAWPQAWGGQNQRDILVTLGYDVDRPWRDLPKKQRDWILFTEEQPVVPVYPGRTPEQTRRAVERKEPPDYMGTFTSARRHVLHTFANTQSPLMKKRVMQYMLGTDCPLCHGKRLRPEALTVTFAGYDIADFSRLPLARVRDLLRPYAAGTLAGDAKEAAAHPEKALVARRIAEDLCGRVEVLLDLGLGYLSMDRSTPTLSPGELQRLRLATQVRSNLFGVVYVLDEPSAGLHPADTEALLAALDRLKASGNSLFVVEHDLDVVRHADWIVDVGPGAGEGGGHVLYSGPPAGLAKVEESQTRRHLFAEHAPEPRTPREPKGWLRLTGVTRNNLHELDVEFPLGVFTTVTGVSGSGKSSLVSQVLVELVAEALGHDVPADDDETDALDGGAVPTLGGRITGGMEGVKRLVRVDQRPIGRTPRSNLATYTGLFDHVRKLFAATKEAKKRRYDAGRFSFNVAKGRCETCEGEGFVSVELLFLASVYAPCPTCHGARYNAQTLEVMYRGRNVAEVLGMTVEAARDFFADEPHVARSLDVLRQVGLGYLRLGQPATELSGGEAQRIKLATELQRMQRGNTLYILDEPTTGLHPSDVERLVEQLDGLVEAGNTVIVVEHDMRVIAASDWVMDIGPGAGEEGGRLVACGPPAEVATARGSRTAPYLARYIANT, encoded by the coding sequence ATGGCCCAGGCGGACAGGCCCCGTTCCGGTGACGGCGGGGAGGAAGGCTTCGGCGGGTTCGTGACCGTGCGCGGGGCGCGCGAGCACAACCTGAAGAACGTAGATCTGCGCATCCCCCGCGACGCGCTGGTGGTGTTCACCGGCGTGTCCGGCTCGGGCAAGTCTTCGCTCGCCTTCGGCACCCTCTACGCCGAGGCGCAGCGGCGCTACCTCGAATCCGTCGCGCCGTACGCACGCCGGCTCTTCCACCAGATGGGCGTGCCGGAGGTGGACGAGATCGAGGGCCTGCCGCCCGCCGTGGCGCTCCAGCAGCAGCGCGGCGCGCCCACCACGCGCTCGTCCGTGGGCAGCGTCACCACGCTGTCGAACCTCGTCCGAATGCTGTACTCGCGCGCCGGGGACTATCCGCCCGGCCAATCCATCGTCTACGCCGAAGGCTTCTCGCCCAACACGCCGGAGGGCGCGTGCCCGCGGTGCCACGGCCAGGGCCGCATCTACGAGGTGACGGAGCAGTCGATGGTGCCGGACGACTCGCTCACCATCCGCGAGCGGGCGATCGCCGCTTGGCCGCAGGCATGGGGCGGCCAGAACCAGCGCGACATCCTCGTCACGCTGGGCTACGACGTGGACCGGCCGTGGCGCGACCTGCCCAAGAAGCAGCGGGACTGGATCCTCTTCACCGAGGAGCAGCCGGTCGTGCCCGTCTACCCCGGCCGCACGCCGGAGCAGACGCGTCGGGCGGTGGAGCGGAAGGAGCCGCCGGACTACATGGGCACCTTCACCAGCGCCCGCCGGCACGTGCTGCACACCTTCGCCAACACGCAGAGCCCGCTCATGAAGAAACGGGTGATGCAGTACATGCTGGGCACCGACTGCCCGCTCTGCCACGGCAAGCGGCTGCGGCCCGAGGCGCTGACCGTGACCTTCGCCGGGTACGACATCGCGGACTTTTCGCGTCTGCCCCTCGCCCGCGTGCGCGACTTGCTGCGCCCGTACGCCGCGGGCACGCTGGCGGGAGATGCGAAAGAGGCCGCCGCGCACCCGGAGAAGGCGCTCGTCGCCCGCCGCATCGCCGAGGACCTGTGCGGCCGCGTGGAGGTGCTGCTGGACCTGGGGCTCGGCTATCTCTCGATGGATCGCAGCACGCCCACGCTCTCGCCCGGCGAGCTCCAGCGGCTGCGGCTCGCCACGCAGGTGCGCTCGAACCTCTTCGGCGTCGTCTACGTGCTCGACGAGCCATCCGCCGGCCTCCACCCGGCGGACACCGAGGCGCTGCTCGCCGCGCTCGACCGGCTGAAGGCATCCGGCAATTCGCTCTTCGTGGTGGAGCACGACCTAGACGTGGTCCGCCACGCGGATTGGATCGTGGACGTAGGACCCGGTGCGGGCGAGGGAGGCGGCCACGTGCTCTACAGCGGCCCGCCGGCGGGTCTGGCGAAGGTGGAAGAGTCGCAGACGCGCCGCCACCTCTTCGCGGAGCACGCGCCGGAGCCGCGCACGCCGCGTGAGCCGAAGGGCTGGCTGCGGCTGACCGGCGTCACGCGTAACAACCTGCACGAGCTGGACGTGGAGTTCCCGCTGGGCGTCTTTACCACCGTCACCGGCGTGTCCGGCTCCGGCAAGAGCAGTCTGGTGAGCCAGGTGCTCGTGGAGCTGGTCGCCGAAGCCCTGGGCCACGACGTGCCTGCGGATGACGACGAGACGGATGCACTGGATGGAGGCGCCGTGCCCACGCTGGGCGGGCGGATCACGGGCGGGATGGAAGGCGTGAAGCGGCTCGTGCGGGTCGATCAGCGGCCCATCGGCCGGACGCCGCGGTCGAACCTGGCGACGTACACCGGCCTCTTCGACCACGTCCGCAAGCTGTTCGCGGCAACGAAGGAGGCGAAGAAGCGGCGGTACGATGCGGGCCGCTTCTCGTTCAACGTGGCCAAGGGCCGCTGCGAGACGTGCGAGGGCGAGGGCTTCGTATCCGTCGAGCTGCTGTTCCTGGCGAGCGTGTACGCGCCATGCCCCACCTGCCACGGCGCCCGCTACAACGCGCAGACGCTGGAGGTCATGTACCGCGGCAGGAACGTCGCCGAGGTGCTGGGGATGACGGTGGAGGCCGCCCGCGACTTCTTCGCAGACGAGCCGCACGTGGCCCGTTCGCTGGACGTGCTGCGGCAGGTGGGGCTGGGCTACCTGCGCCTGGGCCAGCCCGCGACGGAGCTCTCCGGCGGCGAGGCGCAGCGCATTAAGCTGGCGACCGAGCTTCAGCGCATGCAGCGCGGCAACACGCTCTACATCCTCGACGAGCCCACCACCGGCCTCCACCCGTCGGACGTGGAGCGGCTGGTGGAGCAGCTCGACGGCCTGGTGGAAGCCGGCAACACCGTCATCGTGGTCGAGCACGACATGCGCGTGATCGCCGCCAGCGACTGGGTGATGGACATCGGCCCCGGCGCCGGCGAAGAAGGCGGCCGCCTCGTCGCCTGCGGCCCGCCGGCGGAGGTGGCGACCGCGCGGGGCAGTCGGACGGCGCCGTACCTCGCGCGTTACATCGCCAACACATAA
- a CDS encoding thioredoxin family protein: protein MNTTPRRALLALAAAVALTCASQAHAQRLYNPRANARAEIDSAMVAARADHKLVLIDFGADWCLDCVILDRLFQDADVAAYLDAHYHVVRVDVGQFDHNLDLVKKFGSPIEGGVPAVVVVAPTGRMVATTRDGALESARRMNPAQVLAMLRRWAAPAA from the coding sequence ATGAACACCACTCCGCGCAGGGCGCTGCTCGCGCTCGCGGCCGCCGTCGCGCTCACGTGCGCGAGCCAGGCGCACGCGCAGCGGCTGTACAACCCGCGCGCGAACGCACGCGCGGAGATCGACTCGGCGATGGTGGCGGCGCGGGCGGACCACAAGCTGGTGCTGATCGACTTCGGGGCGGATTGGTGCCTGGACTGCGTGATCCTGGACCGGCTGTTCCAGGATGCGGACGTGGCGGCGTACCTGGACGCGCACTACCACGTGGTGCGCGTGGACGTGGGCCAGTTCGACCACAACCTGGACCTGGTGAAGAAGTTCGGCAGCCCCATCGAGGGTGGTGTTCCCGCCGTGGTCGTGGTCGCACCCACCGGCCGGATGGTCGCCACCACGCGCGACGGCGCCCTAGAGAGTGCGCGCCGCATGAACCCGGCACAGGTCCTGGCGATGCTGCGCCGCTGGGCTGCGCCGGCCGCCTGA
- a CDS encoding DUF3224 domain-containing protein, which translates to MTTRASGPFEVKLTPQETVHGVLGRMAIDKQFHGDLEATSHGEMVMFGTAVQGSAGYVAMEQVSGTLHGRAGTFVLQHSGTMNRGAPTLTVSVVPDSGTGELAGLAGTMTIDITGGKHAYGFDYTLPEAP; encoded by the coding sequence GTGACCACTCGCGCGAGCGGGCCGTTCGAGGTGAAGCTGACGCCGCAGGAGACCGTGCACGGCGTGCTGGGGCGCATGGCCATCGACAAGCAGTTCCACGGCGACCTGGAGGCCACCAGCCACGGCGAGATGGTGATGTTCGGCACGGCGGTGCAGGGCTCGGCCGGGTACGTGGCGATGGAGCAGGTGAGCGGCACCCTCCACGGCCGCGCGGGCACCTTCGTGCTCCAGCACAGCGGCACCATGAACCGCGGCGCGCCGACCCTCACCGTGAGCGTGGTGCCGGACTCCGGCACGGGCGAGCTGGCCGGCCTGGCGGGCACCATGACCATCGACATCACCGGCGGCAAGCACGCCTACGGCTTCGACTACACGCTGCCCGAAGCGCCCTAG
- a CDS encoding YciI family protein, whose amino-acid sequence MKYLCLIYDDEKTLDTMDAAASAAFLGEYGAFTQATRDSGHYVAGEALQPVATATTVRIRNGKTSTTDGPFAETKEQLGGFYMLEAGDLNEAIQLASRIPSARTGSIEVRPVMVFGPQP is encoded by the coding sequence ATGAAGTACCTCTGCTTGATCTACGACGACGAGAAGACGCTCGATACGATGGATGCCGCCGCGTCCGCCGCGTTCCTGGGCGAGTACGGCGCGTTCACTCAGGCCACGCGCGACAGCGGGCACTACGTGGCCGGCGAGGCGCTGCAGCCGGTGGCGACCGCGACGACGGTGCGCATCCGCAACGGGAAGACGTCCACCACCGACGGCCCGTTCGCGGAGACGAAGGAGCAGCTGGGCGGCTTCTACATGCTGGAGGCGGGAGACCTGAACGAGGCGATCCAACTCGCGTCGCGCATCCCGTCGGCCCGCACGGGCAGCATAGAGGTGCGGCCGGTGATGGTGTTCGGGCCGCAGCCGTAG
- a CDS encoding RNA polymerase sigma factor produces the protein MTTEGHAADEARAAVDAVYRAESRRVLATLIRLLGDFDLAEEAMHDAFTAAMQRWPREGAPSNPRAWLVSAGRFKAIDAIRRRARFDASLAEVADRLYSDRDAEEDDGDGVEDDRLRLVFTCCHPALSPDARVALTLREVCGLTTEEIARAFLTGAPTLAQRIVRAKAKIRGARIPYQVPSRADLPERLDAVLHVVYLVFNEGYSASAGGSLTRADLCAEAIRLGRLLAELMPDEPEVDGLLALMLLHESRRAARTTADGELVLLDEQDRSRWDRALIAEGCLRVERALRSRRFGPYALQAAVAAVHAEAETAAATDWAQIVGLYDVLMRADPSPVVELNRSAALAMRDGPAAGLARIDALLARGELADYHLAHSARADLCRRLGRTADARESYERALALARQEPERRFLQRRIAELEG, from the coding sequence GTGACGACGGAAGGGCATGCGGCCGACGAGGCGCGGGCGGCGGTGGATGCCGTCTACCGCGCCGAGTCGCGCCGCGTGCTCGCCACGCTGATCCGCCTCCTCGGCGACTTCGACCTCGCCGAGGAGGCGATGCACGACGCGTTCACCGCCGCCATGCAACGCTGGCCGCGCGAGGGTGCGCCGTCCAACCCGCGCGCGTGGCTCGTCTCCGCCGGACGCTTCAAGGCGATCGACGCCATCCGCCGGCGCGCGCGCTTCGACGCGTCGCTGGCCGAGGTGGCGGACCGGCTCTATTCGGATCGAGACGCGGAGGAGGATGACGGGGACGGCGTGGAGGACGACCGGCTGCGGCTGGTGTTCACCTGCTGCCACCCGGCGCTCTCGCCCGATGCGCGGGTGGCGCTCACGCTGCGCGAGGTGTGCGGGCTGACGACGGAGGAGATCGCGCGCGCCTTCCTGACGGGCGCGCCCACGCTCGCCCAGCGCATCGTGCGTGCAAAGGCGAAGATCCGCGGCGCCCGCATCCCGTACCAGGTGCCGTCGCGCGCGGACCTGCCGGAGCGGCTGGACGCGGTGCTGCACGTCGTCTATCTCGTCTTCAACGAGGGCTACTCCGCGTCGGCGGGCGGGTCGCTCACGCGCGCGGACCTGTGTGCCGAGGCGATCCGGCTGGGGCGCCTGCTGGCGGAGCTGATGCCGGACGAGCCGGAGGTGGATGGCCTGCTGGCGCTGATGCTGCTGCACGAGTCCCGTCGCGCCGCCCGCACCACGGCCGATGGCGAGCTGGTGCTGCTGGACGAGCAAGACCGTTCGCGTTGGGACCGCGCCCTCATCGCCGAGGGCTGCCTGCGGGTGGAGCGCGCGCTGCGGTCGCGGCGCTTCGGCCCGTACGCGCTGCAAGCCGCCGTCGCCGCGGTGCACGCCGAAGCCGAGACGGCTGCGGCGACCGATTGGGCGCAGATCGTCGGCCTCTACGACGTGCTGATGCGCGCGGACCCGTCGCCCGTGGTGGAGCTGAACCGCTCCGCGGCGCTCGCCATGCGCGACGGCCCCGCGGCCGGCCTGGCGCGGATCGACGCCCTGCTCGCGCGCGGCGAGCTGGCGGACTACCACCTGGCCCACTCCGCCCGTGCCGACCTGTGCCGCCGCCTCGGCCGCACCGCCGACGCGCGCGAGTCGTACGAGCGCGCCCTCGCCCTCGCGCGCCA